Genomic window (Prosthecobacter fusiformis):
AGGCTGCGGGCCTCTTCACGCAGGGAGATAGTTTCGCGCAGTACCTGTTCCTGATTGTCTAGTGAGGCCCCCAGGAAATAACTGCGGGCGACTTCGGCCGCGATGACCAGCCGTTGGGCGGTCAGGTTGTCAAAAGCGGCATCCTCACGGGCACGTGCACCCTCCACCCGGCGCCGGACTCGGCCCCAAAGATCCACCTCATAGTTCAAGCCTAACAGAGTGGAATAACTGTCCCGCTCCAGATCAATGCCTCCTCCTCCCCCACCGACCCCGCCGATGCCCCCGGCTCCGCCTCCCCCTCCCCCCTGTCCACCACCTATCAGATTGTTTTGAGACAGCCGGTTAAAAGTGGCAGTGCTCTGCAAATTAAGCTGGGGAAACCAGTCCGCCCTCTCCACACCCGTGAGTGCGCGCGCCTGCGCCACTCGGGCCTCACTCCCTCGCAGGTCCTGGTTGTTCACCAGCGCCCGCTCCACCAGGCCATTGAGAGTGCGGTCTTTAAACAGTGTCCACCATTGGTCCGGCACGGGCAGGTCAGAGATATCCGTGGTCTGCTTCCAGCGTGAGGAAAGCCCCAGCAGCGGCCTTTCATAATCCGGCCCGACGGTACAAGAGGCGGCTGTCAGCATCACCGTACCCATCAGGGCGATCCGGGAGTGCCTGGACAAGGACGAAGTCAGAAGGGGGAAACTGAAAGGCATGAGAGGATGATTAGAGATCGTCTTGGAAACATTATTCGCTCTTTTTTTTCGATTCGCACCTCGTAAAGACTTCTCTGATCACCGTGGCCGTAGCCTGTAAAATGCCCGCTTCTTGGCACAGGCACAGAAGATACTGCTCTTCTCGCTAGCGGGAAGCGGGATTGGCTACACCCACAGGGAGGGCAGGTTTATACAAACAGCTCCTTGATCACCTTGCCGCCGTTCACGAGCTGTACCGGACGCCCCGTGCTGGTATGCAGAGTCTGATGCGGATCAATGCCCAGCTTGGTATAGAGCGAGACGGCAAAGTCCTCCGGCGAATAGATGTTCTCCGCAGCATAATAGCCTTTGGGGTCGGTCGCGCCGACGATCTGTCCGCCAGGGATACCGGCACCAGCCATCACCACGCTCATCGCGCCTGGCCAGTGGTCACGCCCAGCATCTTTATTCACCTTCGGTGTCCGGCCAAATTCGCCCAGACAGATGACGAGCGTGCTATCCAGCATGCCGCGCTGGTCCAGATCCGTGATCAGGCCGCTGAGACCCTGGTCCAGCTTTGCCGCATAGCTGTCTTTAAATGTCTTGAACAAACCCCGATGATGATCCCACCCACCCCAGTAGGCGACGGTGAATGAGACCCCCACCTCAGCAAGACGACGTGCCAGCAACAAGCGCTGACCGAAGTCATGCTCGCCATAAAGTTTGCGAGTCGCTTCCGGTTCCTGGCTCAATTCAAAGGCTGCCTGCGCAGTGTCCGAAGTCACCAATTCCATGCCTTGCTGGTAAAACTGGTCAAATCCCACAGTCGGGTCTTCCGCCGCCTGATGGGTGATGCGTTTCATCTTGTCCAGGGAGGCACGCAGGCTGTTGCGGCTGAGCGCACGGCCCTCGCTGATGTCCTGGGGAATCGCCAGATCACGCACGCGAAAAGTTTTGCTGTTAGGGTCCCCGCCGATCACGAAAGGGGCATGCTGCGCACCCAGGAAATTGGGACCGCCGGAGCGTGAGACATTCGGCAGGCTCATGTAACCTGGCAAGCCACCGCGCACGCCACGCTCATGGGAGACCATGGATCCAAAGGAAGGATGAAAGGAGACGAAGGCACCGCAACCGACCGGCACCGGAGTCGGCGTGCCGGTCATCAGGTAATGATTGCCGCCGCCGTGGTTGGGATCCTTGTGGCAGATCGAACGCACCACGGTGAACTTGTCGAAACTTTTGGCCAGTTTCGGCATCGTTTCACAAAAGTGCACACCAGGGACGCTAGTGGGGATGGATTTAAACTCGCCCCGGATTTCCTTCGGAGCATCCGGCTTGGGATCGAAGGTTTCGTAATGTGAGGGTCCCCCGTCCAGCCACACAAGGATGCAGTTGATCTGGTCCGGGCTGGCCTTGCCACGCGCGGCCGCAGCCTGGGCCCGCAAGGCCAGGATGTCTGAAAAGGCCACACCCCCAATGGCACCCAAGCCAAGCTGGAGGAAATCGCGGCGGCCTACGCCAGCGCAGTTGTATCGGGGGCCATTCATCACTGCCTGAACCTACGCAGGTGCAGGCATGCATCTTGCGGGGCGTTTTTCGGATGACCCACGCCGCAGGTGCAGTGGGATGAGATTCCTCACAGCTTGCCCTTGCCCCGTGGCAGGGATGGCGTTTCCTCAGCAATTATGAAGGCACTCTGGTTTTTGCTTCTTTCCACCCTCACCCTCACCGCTGCCGAGACGCTGCATGTTTATACTTGGGCCGACTACATCTCGCCAGATATCGTGGAGAAGTTTGAGGATAAGAACGATTGCCGCGTGGTCATTGACACCTTCGATTCCAATGAGGCCATGTTTGCCAAACTGAAGGCTGGTGCAGCCGGTTATGATGTTATTTTTCCCACCACGTATATGATCCAGGTCATGGTGGCGGAGGGCATGCTCAGCAGCCTGGATGCAGCCGCCCTGCCTAACATGAAGCAGGTGGATCCAGCCGTAGTGGAGAAAATCGGCAACGGGGGCATGAAGCACAGTGTTCCTTATACGGTAGGTTATGCCATCACCGCCTATCGCAAGGACAAGGTGACCACCGCCCCGGCTTCCTGGACTGCCTTTACACAACCGGCGCTGGCGGGACGCATGACCCTGCTAGATGACATGCGCGAGACCATCGGCGCAGCTTTAAAAAGCCTCGGCTACAGCATCAATACCCGTGATGAAAAGCAGCTCGCCGAAGCGCAGCAGGTGCTCCTGGGCTGGAAAAAGAACATCGCCAAATTCGATAACGAGGGGTACAAAGCCGGACTGGATTCAGGGGAATTCCTGCTGGTGCATGGCTACAGCGGTGACCTTTTCCAGGTAGCGCAGGAAAACAGCAAGGTAGGCCTGCTCATCCCGCAGGAAGGCGTGACCATGAGCTGTGATGAAATGGTCATCCCGAAATCAGCCCCCAAACCTGCCCTCGCCCATGCGTTCATCAATTTCCTACTGGACCCAGAGATCGCGGCGGAAAACATGGAGTGGATGGGCTACCTCTGCCCCAACCCAGATGCTCTGAAAAAAGTCAGTCCCGAGTTTTTACAAAATCCGGCGGTCATCATCCCGGAGGACATCAAGGCTAAAAGCGAGGTCATCCAAGACGTGGGCGCGGATCTGGCGAAATATACCCGTGTATGGGATGCTGTGAAGAAGTGAAGGTCCTCACAGCTCCAGCCAGGCGACTCCGGGATAACGGGTGCAGAGGGTGTGGATCTCTTCCGGACTCATAATCATGAAAGCCGTCGAAAGCGCATCGGAAAGGGCCGCCGTGGGGGCCAGGGCGTAACTGCGTTTCTCCTGGACGGGCACAGGCCGTAGAGTCCGCGGGTTCATGAGGTGTGCGCCCTGCACCATGAATCCGCTGCCGCTTAGCGCCTGATCCCGCAGGGTTTTTTCCAGCGCACCCTCCGCCAGTGTCACTGGCCAGGCTTCCTCCCCAGAGGGACCGTCCAGCGCCAGCAGGGTGCTGTCCCCTGCATTGAGAAAAACACGGCTGATTTCCCAATCCTGCAAAATCTGCACCGCCTGATCCAGCGCGTAACCTTTCCCCACAGCTCCCAGGTCAAAGACCATGTGGTCCGCCAGTGCGCGCACTCGGCAGCCATCTTCCTCCAGTTCAAAAAGCTCGCTGCCGATGCTCTTGCGTGCCAGGGCCAGCCTTTCCGCCTCCGGCTCATGCAGGCTGCCATCCGGGCTGCGCCAAAGCTGCATGAGCGGGCCGATGGTGATGTCAAAGGCACCGTCCGTCTCTGCATGGACACTTTTAGCCAGATTCAGGCAATCCCAGGCGGCCAGGGAAACGGCCAGACTTTCGCCGGCGCGCAGGCGATTTAGACGGGAGATTTCACTGGTGGGGCGGAAGCGGCTCAGCTCATCCTCCAACCGGTCGATCTCCGCAAACACCGCCTCTGCCGCCTGGGCCGCATACGTTGCATCCACATCGTCCTGCGCAATGATGATCTCAAAAGCGGTGGCCATGGCCTCATGGCTGAAGCGATGATAATCCGTCATGGCTGCGGAAGTGGCACCAGGGTACTGCCCGGCATCGCTGGGAGGGAAGGGGAAAAGCTCGGCGGGGCAGAAAGCGTGCCCTCCGGCGGCAGCGGCGGCGGGGCATTATTGGCAGGCTGGACAGAATCCAGTGGGGCAGGGGCGGGGACTGGCTCTGGAGCCGGAGCGACTGGTTTCTTGAGCAGGAGAGTCAGAATGATTCCCGGGCGCAGGCCGAAGGGGTAATGCTCCGTATAGGCATCCGCAGGTAACCGCGTTTTCACTTCATCATAAAATTCTGCGTCAGCCACGATGACATCCGCATCCACTGTTTCAGGGACGGTTTCCTGATAACCGACGTTTTTCCAAGTCCGCCAATACCACGGCAGCGGCCAGCCGGAATCCCGAGTGATGACCTGGATCTTCACCTCGGCGTCCTGTTTTTTAACGTAGGCCTCCACCTCGCCCATCATTTTCAGCAGGCTTTTCTGAGTATGCGAATAGACGTATGGGTTGCGGGCATCGGCTGAATAATCGAACTGCGGATTCCCGCTAGTCCCGGTCAGGCGCATGCTTTGCAGGCACAAATGCCAGATGCCCACCAGCAGACCTATATTAAACAGCAGTCGCATGAACTTGCCGGGCATGACCCTGGACCACATGGCCGCAGCACCCACGCCCGCCAGCAGAGTCAGCGAATGCTGGGCGCTCAGGATGGACCAGGGCGTCTTGTAACTGAGAATCGAATAACCTCCCAGCAGTGCCAGGGTATAAACAGAGAGAAAGACGAGAAAGGGCTGCCGACCTGGGGTCTTTTGAAAATCACCTGCCACGGAATAAATCATGCCGATGACGGCTAAGCCGCAGATCAGGGCCTCGCTCCAAACGAGGGTGTCCTTGTGCCAAAAAAGCAGCATCAGATAGTAGTGCCAGGGCTTCTCATGCCCGCTGCCGCCGCTACGCTCTAAATAATTCAGGTACGTGGTGAAACTGTCCTGTACGTTATGCCAGTCGCGGAAGCCATTGGAATAAGCGGCCACGGAGACCACAGCCGCCGGAATAGCCACCCAGAGCCAGGGGCGGGATGGGCGCCCTTTGCTACGGGAGGGGCCAATACGGAAACTGCTGCTTTTGCGCGGCTCGAATTCGCCCACCATGGAGCGTGCGGCTGCCCAGCCGACAAACGCCGCAGCGACATTCAAAACAAACGTTTCCTTCGTGGCATGCTGAAAACCCAGAGCACAGCCGCCCACCAGCAGCCAAAGCCGGGTGCCTCCTTGCGAATATCGCCAAAAACAACCGAGGCTGAGCGAGACCAGCAGCACCAGTTGCATCTCCATGATGAAATAGCGGCTGTAAAAAACCATCATGGGGGAAACTGCCGTCAGCAGCATGGCCACGGCGGTGCCATACCTCCCCAGGGCATCTGCAAAAAGCAAGGTCGTCAGCAGAACCCCCATGCCACAGAGCACGGCGACTAAACGCAGGTCTGCCTCAGTCCAGGTCTCAGGCGCACCCCACCCTGTCATCTTTCCCCACAGCATACTGGTCTGATGGAGACCAGGGCCGTGGAAATCGCTCGGATCATATTGGAAGTGTCCGGTATTCCAAAACTCGCCCAGCTTAACCCCGAGGATGGCTTCATCCGTATGCATCGGCCTCAGGTCCAGTCCCGCGAAGCGGTAATGAGATGCCAGACCGAGGGCCAGGAAGACCAGGAGAAGGAATGCGACCAGGGAGAGGGTGACTTCTTTGCGGGGGGGCATGCTCCTTTATGATGGCGGCTCTCCGTCCACGTGCCAGCGGGAATATTGCAATAGAATATGCTTCTATCAGGGGGAGAGAACGGGTGCGACCTCTTGGGATCAGAAAAAATGCAAAAATATCAATTTTAAACTTGCACGGTTTTAGACTCTGAACCATAATCACGGCCCGCCGAAAAGCGGGTGTAGCTCAGTGGTAGAGCACTTCCTTGCCAAGGAAGATGTCGCGCGTTCGAATCGCGTCACCCGCTCCAGTTCTAAAATCAAAGAACTGGAGGCCCTCCTCAGCCCCTTTATACTCATCCATGTTCGTTTGGTCCAAGCTGTCGTCTGAGAAATGGAGTGATGCCTGGGAAGAAAGATTCGCCGGAAATCCAGCACTCAGTTTGGTCATCACCACCGTGCCGGGACGCACGACCATTCGGGTAGAAGCTTATGCTGAAAAGCGACGCGATGTTACTGCTGTGCAGAAGATGTTTGGTGGCAGCGTTAGGGAGATTAAGAACCGCAACTGGGCGGCCCTATCATCGGAGCCGCTTCCACCCATTCAGGTACGGGGAAAGCTGGTCGTTTGCAGTGCCCGTACTGTGGCTGAATACAAAAAAGCACAGAGCCTTCATGCGGGTAAACAAGTCATTGCTATCCCTGCGGATATGGCTTTCGGCACCGGGCACCACGCGACGACGGCTACAGTTCTTCGCATGCTCGTAGATGCGGCCTCACCTCTCCTGGATACAAAATGGAAAATGGCGGACCTCGGCTGCGGCAGCGGGATCTTGGCGATCGCGGCAGCTAAGCTGGGAGCCTCCAAAGTTTGGGGCTGCGACTTTGACCCAAAAGCTGTCGAAGTTTCCCAAGAGAACGCCATTCGCAATGGCACTCCGGACATTAAGTTTACCGAGACGGATGTACTCAAGTGGAAAGCCAAGGAGCAATACGACATCGTCATTGCCAATATCTTCTATGACATTTTAGAAGCAGGTTTTCCTCAGATCGTCCGGGCTGTTCGTCCGGGCGGCACTCTCATGGTCTCCGGCATCCTCAAATCCCAGGCTGCACCTTGCTTGGCTGTCGCTTCTGACTTGGGTGTTACTTGGGACCGCATCGTCACCCGTGGCAAATGGGTTTCCGCCTCCGGCACGGTTCCCGCCTAAAACTGGGGTTCCTCAAAGGCTGAAACGATCTGCGGGTAATCAGTTAACTGGACCAATTGGATACTGTAGCGGTGGGCAATCGCGTCCGCTTCGGATTCAGGATAGTCATCCCGGTAATAGACCTGCTTGACCCCATAAGCGCAGAGCATCTGCATGCAACTCGTGCAGGGTTTCGTCGTACAGGCCACCAATCTGACATTCCCTCGGGTGAAAAGGCTGCACAGATTCACCTCCGCATGCA
Coding sequences:
- a CDS encoding deoxycytidylate deaminase, producing the protein MPTSRTRLTIPEYAMALAHVASLRSEDPFRKVGAVAIDFDNRVIGTAYNGLAPGYDATPDFWSDRDERRKYMLHAEVNLCSLFTRGNVRLVACTTKPCTSCMQMLCAYGVKQVYYRDDYPESEADAIAHRYSIQLVQLTDYPQIVSAFEEPQF
- a CDS encoding FAD:protein FMN transferase gives rise to the protein MTDYHRFSHEAMATAFEIIIAQDDVDATYAAQAAEAVFAEIDRLEDELSRFRPTSEISRLNRLRAGESLAVSLAAWDCLNLAKSVHAETDGAFDITIGPLMQLWRSPDGSLHEPEAERLALARKSIGSELFELEEDGCRVRALADHMVFDLGAVGKGYALDQAVQILQDWEISRVFLNAGDSTLLALDGPSGEEAWPVTLAEGALEKTLRDQALSGSGFMVQGAHLMNPRTLRPVPVQEKRSYALAPTAALSDALSTAFMIMSPEEIHTLCTRYPGVAWLEL
- a CDS encoding ABC transporter substrate-binding protein, with translation MKALWFLLLSTLTLTAAETLHVYTWADYISPDIVEKFEDKNDCRVVIDTFDSNEAMFAKLKAGAAGYDVIFPTTYMIQVMVAEGMLSSLDAAALPNMKQVDPAVVEKIGNGGMKHSVPYTVGYAITAYRKDKVTTAPASWTAFTQPALAGRMTLLDDMRETIGAALKSLGYSINTRDEKQLAEAQQVLLGWKKNIAKFDNEGYKAGLDSGEFLLVHGYSGDLFQVAQENSKVGLLIPQEGVTMSCDEMVIPKSAPKPALAHAFINFLLDPEIAAENMEWMGYLCPNPDALKKVSPEFLQNPAVIIPEDIKAKSEVIQDVGADLAKYTRVWDAVKK
- a CDS encoding 50S ribosomal protein L11 methyltransferase; translation: MFVWSKLSSEKWSDAWEERFAGNPALSLVITTVPGRTTIRVEAYAEKRRDVTAVQKMFGGSVREIKNRNWAALSSEPLPPIQVRGKLVVCSARTVAEYKKAQSLHAGKQVIAIPADMAFGTGHHATTATVLRMLVDAASPLLDTKWKMADLGCGSGILAIAAAKLGASKVWGCDFDPKAVEVSQENAIRNGTPDIKFTETDVLKWKAKEQYDIVIANIFYDILEAGFPQIVRAVRPGGTLMVSGILKSQAAPCLAVASDLGVTWDRIVTRGKWVSASGTVPA
- a CDS encoding DUF1501 domain-containing protein translates to MNGPRYNCAGVGRRDFLQLGLGAIGGVAFSDILALRAQAAAARGKASPDQINCILVWLDGGPSHYETFDPKPDAPKEIRGEFKSIPTSVPGVHFCETMPKLAKSFDKFTVVRSICHKDPNHGGGNHYLMTGTPTPVPVGCGAFVSFHPSFGSMVSHERGVRGGLPGYMSLPNVSRSGGPNFLGAQHAPFVIGGDPNSKTFRVRDLAIPQDISEGRALSRNSLRASLDKMKRITHQAAEDPTVGFDQFYQQGMELVTSDTAQAAFELSQEPEATRKLYGEHDFGQRLLLARRLAEVGVSFTVAYWGGWDHHRGLFKTFKDSYAAKLDQGLSGLITDLDQRGMLDSTLVICLGEFGRTPKVNKDAGRDHWPGAMSVVMAGAGIPGGQIVGATDPKGYYAAENIYSPEDFAVSLYTKLGIDPHQTLHTSTGRPVQLVNGGKVIKELFV
- a CDS encoding flippase activity-associated protein Agl23, with product MPPRKEVTLSLVAFLLLVFLALGLASHYRFAGLDLRPMHTDEAILGVKLGEFWNTGHFQYDPSDFHGPGLHQTSMLWGKMTGWGAPETWTEADLRLVAVLCGMGVLLTTLLFADALGRYGTAVAMLLTAVSPMMVFYSRYFIMEMQLVLLVSLSLGCFWRYSQGGTRLWLLVGGCALGFQHATKETFVLNVAAAFVGWAAARSMVGEFEPRKSSSFRIGPSRSKGRPSRPWLWVAIPAAVVSVAAYSNGFRDWHNVQDSFTTYLNYLERSGGSGHEKPWHYYLMLLFWHKDTLVWSEALICGLAVIGMIYSVAGDFQKTPGRQPFLVFLSVYTLALLGGYSILSYKTPWSILSAQHSLTLLAGVGAAAMWSRVMPGKFMRLLFNIGLLVGIWHLCLQSMRLTGTSGNPQFDYSADARNPYVYSHTQKSLLKMMGEVEAYVKKQDAEVKIQVITRDSGWPLPWYWRTWKNVGYQETVPETVDADVIVADAEFYDEVKTRLPADAYTEHYPFGLRPGIILTLLLKKPVAPAPEPVPAPAPLDSVQPANNAPPPLPPEGTLSAPPSFSPSLPAMPGSTLVPLPQP